A genomic window from Phycisphaerae bacterium includes:
- a CDS encoding family 10 glycosylhydrolase, whose product MSFGLVSRPVRIAVILAALPVGRAAAQTTEFRGMWADVWHEGYKSAAQIDAMVARAVQGGYNAIFPELLAYQDSGSSAHGAYWNSAIVPKATDIQGGIDPLAYLIQQAHAQGIEVHAWLTAFRVSTSWPPANNATLAAHPEWIMVEQADMNAGPQVIGSDYTLDPGSPDVQEYLMSIVRELVTNYELDGIHWDRIRYEQTDAGYPAYTSYARSGLARFKEIAGYAGTPAPTGVPAWNDFRRRSITELVRRAQVEIESVTGNPRQPLRHSAALITWGDAPSNFASTNAYLLFQNWEEWQRLGYLDMAIPMTYYDEDSYPTWYRNWVNREIAWSYDRHMVVGPALYLNEFDDSVAQMLYARNAGADGVCTYAYALTRSGANYDWTWYPYAAANIFTSAAGPPGMPWRSPYTATEGRVWGRVTDSFTGEPIDDAAVQVGALGTVRTDGNGYYVMTLVPASSSGTHYDVTVSRDDYTSQVLTVQVSAGQPVRQDFALDLAPIQTFIVESRAGGQNFDRFSQAGTWANSASKSSAAGTTAGIGSLYTYLGYADRIVTYSFTPTTTASYDVYVTWVTSANACSSAKHTVTHAGGTSTVYKNQLTGGDTWVLLGRYNFNAWTTYGVSQYSSGSSGGTIIRADAVKWQIVGPQPPTITLSPTTLSPSCAEGSNAASQSFMVQNTGGSTLEYFISVNQTWLSVSPASGSSTGEADTITVNYSTSGLSAGTYNATITVSDPNATNNPQSIAVTLTVSPAITVFIVESRSGGQNYDRYSETGAWSNSTAKSTASGCTAGIGSRYCSISSTAKTAVFKFTPTATGSYKIYTTNASTTNSGNPLVHKVTHAGGTTNVNVCQNSTCNPNPCNQWRLLGTFTLNAGTEYKVTLDGSTGAGSAPTGNAGRADAIKWEKQ is encoded by the coding sequence ATGTCATTTGGACTCGTCTCTCGTCCGGTCAGGATTGCCGTGATCCTGGCGGCTTTGCCGGTCGGCCGTGCCGCAGCCCAAACCACGGAGTTCCGGGGCATGTGGGCGGATGTCTGGCATGAAGGATACAAGAGCGCGGCGCAGATCGACGCGATGGTGGCTCGCGCGGTTCAAGGAGGATACAACGCGATCTTTCCCGAGCTGCTGGCTTACCAGGATAGTGGATCGAGCGCCCACGGGGCGTATTGGAACTCGGCCATTGTGCCGAAGGCAACTGATATTCAAGGAGGCATCGACCCGCTGGCCTATTTGATACAGCAGGCTCATGCGCAGGGCATCGAGGTACATGCGTGGTTGACCGCGTTTCGGGTGTCGACGAGCTGGCCGCCGGCGAACAACGCGACGCTGGCCGCTCACCCCGAATGGATCATGGTGGAGCAGGCGGACATGAACGCCGGTCCGCAGGTCATCGGCTCCGACTACACTCTGGATCCCGGTTCGCCGGACGTTCAGGAGTATTTGATGAGCATTGTTCGCGAACTGGTGACCAATTACGAACTGGACGGCATTCACTGGGACCGGATACGCTATGAGCAGACGGATGCCGGCTATCCGGCTTACACGTCCTACGCCAGGTCCGGCCTGGCCCGTTTCAAGGAGATCGCCGGATACGCGGGCACGCCGGCGCCCACCGGCGTTCCGGCATGGAATGACTTCCGGCGGCGAAGCATTACGGAGCTGGTGCGACGCGCCCAGGTGGAGATCGAATCGGTCACCGGCAACCCGCGGCAGCCGCTGCGTCACAGTGCCGCACTGATCACATGGGGCGACGCACCGAGCAACTTCGCCAGCACAAATGCCTACCTGCTCTTCCAGAACTGGGAGGAGTGGCAGCGGCTTGGCTATCTCGACATGGCGATCCCCATGACGTACTACGATGAGGACAGTTATCCAACCTGGTATCGGAACTGGGTGAACCGGGAGATTGCCTGGAGCTATGATCGGCACATGGTGGTCGGCCCGGCTTTGTACCTCAATGAGTTTGACGACAGTGTGGCGCAGATGCTCTATGCGCGGAATGCCGGCGCCGACGGCGTGTGCACCTATGCGTACGCTCTCACGCGATCGGGCGCGAATTATGACTGGACGTGGTATCCATACGCGGCGGCCAACATATTCACCTCGGCGGCCGGCCCGCCCGGAATGCCTTGGCGCAGTCCGTACACTGCAACCGAGGGGCGTGTCTGGGGACGGGTGACGGACTCGTTCACCGGCGAACCGATCGATGACGCGGCCGTGCAGGTAGGTGCGCTGGGCACGGTGCGGACGGACGGTAATGGATACTATGTCATGACGCTGGTACCGGCGAGCAGTTCCGGCACCCACTATGACGTCACTGTTTCCCGGGATGACTACACATCGCAAGTGCTGACCGTGCAGGTGTCGGCCGGTCAGCCTGTCCGCCAGGATTTCGCCCTGGATCTCGCGCCCATCCAGACGTTCATCGTAGAGAGTCGCGCGGGCGGCCAGAACTTCGACCGATTCAGCCAGGCGGGCACTTGGGCGAACAGCGCGTCCAAGAGCAGCGCAGCGGGTACCACGGCCGGCATCGGCAGCCTTTACACGTACCTGGGGTACGCCGATCGTATTGTAACGTACAGCTTCACGCCCACGACGACCGCTTCGTATGACGTGTACGTGACCTGGGTAACCTCAGCCAATGCATGCAGCAGCGCCAAGCACACCGTCACCCACGCCGGTGGAACCAGCACGGTCTATAAGAACCAGTTGACCGGCGGCGACACATGGGTGCTACTCGGCCGCTACAACTTCAACGCGTGGACGACGTACGGCGTTTCTCAATACTCATCGGGGTCCTCCGGCGGCACGATCATTCGGGCGGACGCGGTCAAGTGGCAGATCGTCGGACCGCAGCCGCCGACGATCACGCTTTCCCCGACGACGCTGTCGCCGTCGTGCGCGGAGGGCAGCAATGCGGCGAGTCAGAGCTTCATGGTTCAGAACACCGGCGGCTCTACCCTGGAGTACTTCATCAGCGTGAATCAGACCTGGCTCAGCGTGAGCCCAGCCAGCGGTTCGTCCACCGGCGAAGCTGATACGATCACGGTGAATTACAGCACGTCGGGCTTGTCGGCGGGCACCTACAACGCGACGATCACGGTCAGCGATCCGAATGCGACGAACAATCCGCAAAGCATCGCCGTAACATTGACCGTCAGTCCTGCGATCACCGTTTTCATTGTGGAGAGCCGGTCAGGCGGGCAGAACTACGACAGGTACTCAGAGACCGGGGCATGGTCGAACAGCACAGCCAAGAGCACGGCCTCGGGTTGCACGGCCGGGATCGGCAGCCGTTACTGTTCGATCAGCAGCACGGCCAAGACGGCGGTATTCAAGTTCACTCCGACAGCCACGGGTTCGTATAAGATCTACACCACCAACGCCAGCACCACCAACAGCGGCAACCCGCTGGTTCACAAGGTGACGCATGCCGGTGGAACGACCAACGTGAACGTCTGCCAGAACTCAACCTGTAACCCGAATCCCTGCAACCAGTGGCGGCTCCTGGGGACTTTCACGCTGAACGCCGGAACGGAGTACAAAGTGACCCTGGACGGGTCGACCGGGGCAGGTTCCGCTCCGACCGGTAACGCCGGGCGAGCGGACGCCATCAAGTGGGAGAAACAGTGA
- a CDS encoding galactokinase family protein: protein MDATLCIQRPSPDSGMAGVVLCGGKGSRMGRARIHKVCEPIAGRPAVVRLLDTLQADGVDPIVVVVGHNSGAVVQTIGASHAGVVFVYQRDRLGTGHAARIGVEALARLGYQGTVLVTMGDKWLAPNLVQEAGRRFRRLRADLLLVTTPKRPEGSGGRLVNLPGRGIIGIVERRDIDRARVLRDWFELAASCDTLSRALLRHVGLKRIRPAVKLWRALGPLAGFSRGSGRVRSSELLQALREAGMDVRVGGTTLGPEKIEQYSKTVNESVYVGDINVLQAALHRVGRANAQDEYYVTDMIEIIGRGLHCPENDCPGRVVEYEVRRDQVMAFNTREELFSIEEHVRKQERDLGSERALKKLAPALRSCEEWLAILRPAGRRAQRLLERAYGVDGSVVMRRIGPLRGVVRLWARAFDGKRKIFLVRAPGRLNLMGRHIDHQGGFVHSMALDCEVVMAVSPRQDDVVRLVNADPVAFPARELVIGDWLAALRTPDWLSFVDGQRVRTHLMSTAGDWSNYVLASVLYQQYMHRGRRLCGMDVAVSGNVPIASGLSSSSAMVVAAMEAIVAVNGIAMSPSEIVPACGQAEWFVGSRGGAGDHAAIRLGKAGHVARMGFHPFSLSRYVRLPSDLAVLVAYSGQHAVKSAGARDRFNERVACYRIGMMLLQKKYPRLAKRLQYVRDLTPAYGVFKPHEVDAVLESLPERISRRQIRARLGQEFEERLARVFASHTDPGQYTIRDVVVFGVSECERSRLAADLLDRKDLPGFGEMVLLSHDGDRVSGSPAAEAATAAGRKAESLWRMTGAYACSTPNIDRLVDLASAVPGVYGAQLAGAGLGGCVIILARQSAVPQVRATLAREYYGSLGLAPCIWRVRPVAGGGIIRP, encoded by the coding sequence GTGGACGCGACATTGTGCATTCAGCGGCCATCGCCGGATTCGGGCATGGCCGGCGTGGTTCTGTGCGGCGGGAAAGGCAGCCGCATGGGACGGGCGCGGATCCACAAGGTCTGCGAGCCGATTGCCGGTCGGCCGGCCGTGGTTCGGTTGCTCGATACACTGCAGGCCGACGGCGTTGACCCGATCGTGGTGGTCGTGGGACACAACAGCGGGGCGGTGGTCCAGACCATTGGGGCATCCCATGCTGGGGTTGTTTTCGTTTATCAGCGAGACCGGTTGGGTACGGGCCACGCCGCCCGGATCGGCGTCGAGGCTCTGGCGCGGCTCGGTTACCAGGGCACGGTGCTGGTTACGATGGGCGACAAATGGCTGGCGCCGAATCTCGTTCAGGAAGCCGGCAGGCGTTTTCGCCGGTTGCGAGCCGACCTGTTGCTGGTGACCACGCCGAAGCGGCCGGAAGGCAGCGGCGGACGGTTGGTCAATTTGCCCGGCCGGGGCATTATCGGCATTGTGGAACGGCGGGACATCGACCGGGCGCGCGTTCTGCGGGACTGGTTCGAGTTGGCCGCCTCTTGCGACACACTTTCCAGAGCTCTGCTTCGTCACGTTGGGCTTAAGCGAATCCGGCCGGCGGTCAAGCTGTGGCGGGCGCTGGGGCCGCTTGCCGGTTTCTCACGGGGTTCCGGCAGGGTCCGATCGTCTGAGTTGTTGCAGGCCCTTCGCGAGGCCGGGATGGACGTTCGCGTAGGCGGCACGACCCTCGGGCCGGAGAAGATCGAGCAGTATAGCAAGACGGTCAACGAATCCGTTTACGTGGGTGACATCAACGTTTTACAGGCGGCTCTTCATCGCGTCGGACGAGCCAACGCCCAGGACGAATACTATGTGACCGACATGATCGAGATCATTGGGCGCGGCTTGCATTGCCCGGAGAACGACTGCCCGGGCAGGGTGGTCGAGTATGAGGTCCGGCGCGATCAGGTGATGGCTTTTAACACTCGCGAGGAACTCTTCAGCATAGAAGAACACGTCCGCAAGCAGGAGCGTGACCTGGGTAGCGAGAGGGCCCTTAAGAAGCTGGCTCCCGCCTTGCGGAGCTGCGAGGAGTGGCTGGCCATTCTTCGTCCGGCGGGGCGGCGTGCTCAAAGGCTTCTCGAGCGCGCCTATGGTGTGGACGGGTCTGTGGTTATGCGCCGCATCGGCCCTCTGCGGGGCGTGGTGCGATTGTGGGCCAGGGCCTTCGACGGAAAGCGAAAGATTTTTCTGGTTCGCGCGCCGGGGCGGCTGAATCTCATGGGCCGTCACATTGATCACCAAGGCGGGTTTGTTCACTCGATGGCGTTGGACTGCGAGGTGGTCATGGCGGTGAGCCCACGGCAGGACGACGTCGTTCGGTTGGTCAATGCCGACCCGGTGGCTTTTCCCGCCCGCGAACTGGTCATTGGCGATTGGCTGGCGGCCTTGCGGACGCCGGATTGGCTGAGTTTCGTTGACGGCCAGAGAGTTCGCACGCACCTGATGTCCACGGCCGGAGATTGGAGCAATTACGTCCTGGCGTCCGTGCTCTATCAGCAATACATGCATCGTGGACGACGGTTGTGTGGGATGGATGTGGCGGTCAGCGGCAACGTGCCGATAGCCTCCGGTCTTTCGAGCAGTTCGGCCATGGTGGTGGCGGCGATGGAGGCGATTGTGGCCGTCAACGGCATCGCCATGAGCCCGTCGGAGATTGTGCCGGCGTGTGGCCAAGCCGAATGGTTTGTCGGGTCGCGGGGCGGGGCGGGCGATCACGCGGCTATTCGCCTGGGTAAAGCCGGGCATGTGGCCCGGATGGGCTTTCACCCCTTTTCGCTTTCTCGATACGTTCGTCTTCCTTCTGATCTTGCCGTTCTGGTCGCTTACAGCGGGCAACATGCGGTGAAGAGCGCCGGGGCCCGCGATCGGTTCAACGAACGTGTGGCCTGCTACCGGATCGGCATGATGCTCTTGCAGAAAAAGTACCCGCGTCTAGCCAAGAGGCTGCAGTACGTGCGCGATCTGACGCCGGCCTACGGCGTTTTCAAGCCGCACGAGGTGGATGCGGTGCTCGAATCGCTGCCCGAGCGGATCTCACGGCGTCAGATCAGGGCCCGACTCGGTCAGGAGTTCGAGGAGCGGTTGGCCAGGGTCTTTGCCTCGCATACCGATCCTGGTCAGTACACCATTCGCGACGTCGTGGTTTTCGGCGTCAGCGAGTGCGAGCGGAGCCGGCTGGCGGCCGACTTGCTGGATCGGAAAGACCTGCCCGGTTTCGGTGAAATGGTCTTGCTGTCGCATGATGGTGACCGGGTCAGCGGGTCGCCCGCGGCTGAGGCGGCAACGGCAGCCGGACGGAAGGCTGAGAGCCTTTGGAGGATGACCGGAGCTTATGCGTGCAGCACCCCGAACATCGACCGTCTGGTGGACTTGGCCTCTGCGGTGCCCGGTGTTTACGGTGCCCAGCTTGCCGGGGCGGGACTGGGCGGCTGTGTCATTATCCTGGCGCGCCAGTCGGCCGTGCCGCAGGTCCGAGCGACACTTGCCCGCGAGTACTACGGTTCGCTCGGGCTGGCGCCTTGTATCTGGCGGGTCCGCCCGGTGGCCGGTGGGGGGATCATACGGCCGTAG